A part of Rhopalosiphum maidis isolate BTI-1 chromosome 3, ASM367621v3, whole genome shotgun sequence genomic DNA contains:
- the LOC113555772 gene encoding uncharacterized protein LOC113555772, with protein MYSDNATNFVGPNRQLKELYELLQGDDHQIKTTEMLSTLGVEWRFIPSRSPHFGGLWEAGIKSMKYLLRRVLGDAHLTYEELLTILTRAEACLNSRPLTPISSDPNDLIPSAPSYFLIGDSLNAIPEIDETSVPINRLNRWRRVSQYSQNIWK; from the coding sequence ATGTATTCTGATAATGCAACAAATTTTGTAGGCCCGAATCGTCAGTTAAAAGAACTATACGAATTATTGCAAGGAGATGATCATCAAATTAAAACTACTGAAATGTTATCAACCCTAGGCGTTGAATGGAGATTTATACCATCGCGTTCGCCCCATTTCGGGGGTTTGTGGGAAGCCGGAATAAAATCCATGAAGTATTTGTTGCGTCGCGTACTGGGCGATGCTCACCTTACTTATGAAGAGTTATTAACTATACTTACACGTGCCGAAGCCTGTCTAAATAGTCGTCCCTTAACTCCTATTTCATCAGATCCAAATGATTTGATTCCTTCAGCTCCCAGCTACTTCCTTATAGGAGATTCTCTAAACGCTATACCAGAAATCGATGAGACATCGGTGCCAATCAATCGTCTAAATAGATGGCGTCGAGTATCCCAATACTCTCAAAACATATGGAAATGA
- the LOC113555771 gene encoding uncharacterized protein LOC113555771: protein MQIHGFADASEKAYGCCLYLKCSDNAGNHCSNLLCAKSKVAPMKTVSLPRLELCAAQLLTRVAYEIISKMQLKLSKHHYWTDFKVTLCWIKSTSKKWKTFVSHRVGEIQEKTSLTEWFHVKGSENPADIISRGCCTTELSRDTLWWHGPEWLIRNEENWSVIQQEEISNEFVDMPEQKSLSVNGVTTSENNLIIHRYSSIKKMSRIVAYCMRFKSNCLSRKQNNERKNGFLLPYAIKQTKTIMIKIVQNHYFFREVQQLQTNNQVLKKSPLYRLIPYLDEAGVIHVGGSLKYAASISTFRRHPAVLPSKSIFAQN, encoded by the coding sequence ATGCAAATCCACGGTTTTGCAGACGCTAGCGAAAAAGCATATGGTTGTTGTCTATATTTAAAGTGCTCTGACAATGCTGGGAATCATTGTTCAAATCTTTTATGCGCTAAATCTAAAGTTGCTCCAATGAAGACAGTATCTTTACCGCGCTTGGAGTTATGCGCCGCACAATTATTGACACGCGTggcatatgaaataatatcaaagatgcaacttaaattatcaaaacatcATTATTGGACCGATTTTAAAGTCACCTTATGTTGGATAAAGTCTACTTCAAAAAAGTGGAAAACCTTTGTATCACATCGGGTTGGCGAGATTCAAGAAAAGACCTCGTTAACTGAGTGGTTTCATGTGAAAGGCAGCGAAAATCCTGCGGACATTATATCGCGTGGGTGCTGTACTACTGAACTATCCCGTGATACTCTTTGGTGGCATGGCCCCGAGTGGTTAATCCGAAATGAAGAAAATTGGTCGGTTATCCAACAGGAAGAGATATCAAACGAGTTCGTGGATATGCCGGAACAAAAAAGTTTAAGTGTCAATGGTGTAACTAcatctgaaaataatttgattattcacAGATATTCGTCCATAAAAAAGATGTCGCGAATTGTTGCATATTGTATGCGTTTTAAGTCAAACTGTTTAAGTCGTAAGCAAAataatgaaagaaaaaatggttttttactACCTTACGCAATAAAGcagacaaaaacaataatgataaaaatagtgCAAAATCATTACTTTTTTCGAGAAGTGCAACAATTGCAAACCAATAATCAAGTATTGAAAAAGAGTCCTCTTTATAGATTAATACCATATCTTGATGAAGCAGGTGTAATTCATGTAGGTGGAAGTTTGAAATATGCAGCATCCATAAGCACTTTTAGGCGCCATCCTGCAGTGTTACCatctaaaagtatttttgCTCAAAATTGA
- the LOC113555770 gene encoding zinc finger MYM-type protein 5-like, which yields MAMEIFVLYDNTKQKKDDGPSTSLLIQCDEKGEHLNDKLKSIEIESITDGCYNLIEDGTQNNDYNETSQENNELYINFNNPGCWPTMNSRFRDLMVEKGSYLMDQNNYFPVNDDGRHFDGKWFYTFLNNGEKVRRQWLLYSTSKNAIFCFACLLFTNNYIRKSTFSSNGFQDWKHLNPSIAEHENSKNHKQNLLYWKELEKRLRDSKTIDHKLQNSIKNEK from the exons ATGGCTATGGAAATTTtcgtattat atgataatactaaacaaaaaaaagatgaTGGACCATCAACTAGTTTACTGATTCAATGTGATGAAAAAGGCGAAcatttaaatgacaaattgaaaagtattgaaattgaaaGTATAACTGAtggttgttataatttaattgaagatggtacacaaaataatgattacaatGAAACTAGTCAAGAAAATAATGaactttacattaattttaataatcctGGTTGTTGGCCAACTATGAATTCTAGATTTAGAGATTTAATGGTGGAAAAGGGATCATACCTTAtggatcaaaataattattttccagtAAATGATGATGGCAGACATTTTGACGGTAAATggttctatacatttttaaataacggaGAAAAAGTTCGAAGACAATGGCTATTATACAGTACatcaaaaaatgcaattttttgtttcGCATGCCtcctttttacaaataattatatcagaaAATCCACATTTTCCAGTAATGGATTTCAAGATTGGAAACATTTAAATCCTTCTATTGCTGAGCATGAGAATAGTAAGAACCATAAACAAAATCTTTTGTACTGGAAGGAGTTAGAAAAAAGATTACGGGACAGTAAAACAATTGATCacaaacttcaaaattctatcaaaaatgaaaaataa